One Mangrovimonas cancribranchiae DNA segment encodes these proteins:
- a CDS encoding delta-aminolevulinic acid dehydratase, whose protein sequence is MDITKSFQKLKTYCETQNFAGWDPYDGLNSKVFQALPLKHWDLARLAWIQGFKRSPVNFRKLLLVPKQHNSKGIALFLLGYCRLYQAASNGKAEFGTPEELLEKIKYITQLLLDMKVEGYAGACWGYNFDWQARRLFLFKKNTPTVVATAFCVEALIESYKITQDENVLNIALSSAEFVLQDLSRTAHGKGHIFSYSIKDGNNTVINASLLGAKILSYAYKYKQKEVYLDMAKKAIIAACDLQEDDGSWIYGLLPVQSWKDSFHTGFNLDAIETYQQNTGDTTFQEYIDKGWKYYTAHFFEADGKPKYYHDKTYPIDIHCPAQVIVTASKLNQFKAHTELLERTLNWTIENMQSKKGYFYYQYRQGMSSKIPYMRWSNAFMFNAMAHYYLEKNK, encoded by the coding sequence ATGGATATTACTAAATCATTTCAAAAACTAAAAACCTATTGCGAAACCCAAAACTTCGCAGGTTGGGACCCTTACGATGGTTTAAACTCTAAAGTGTTTCAAGCATTACCTTTAAAACATTGGGATTTGGCACGCCTAGCTTGGATACAAGGCTTTAAGCGCAGTCCTGTTAATTTTAGGAAACTATTACTGGTACCTAAGCAGCACAACTCAAAAGGTATAGCATTATTTCTTTTAGGCTATTGCAGGTTATATCAAGCAGCCAGTAATGGTAAAGCTGAATTCGGAACCCCAGAAGAACTTTTAGAAAAGATAAAGTACATCACCCAACTACTTTTAGATATGAAAGTAGAAGGCTATGCAGGCGCATGTTGGGGCTATAACTTCGATTGGCAGGCAAGACGACTCTTCCTATTCAAAAAAAACACGCCAACAGTAGTAGCAACAGCCTTTTGTGTAGAGGCACTGATAGAAAGCTATAAGATTACACAAGATGAAAACGTACTAAATATAGCCCTGTCATCAGCAGAATTCGTGTTGCAAGATTTATCCCGTACAGCACACGGTAAAGGACACATCTTTTCATACAGTATCAAAGACGGCAACAATACGGTAATCAATGCATCGCTATTAGGTGCAAAAATTTTAAGCTATGCCTATAAATACAAGCAAAAGGAAGTGTATTTAGACATGGCAAAAAAAGCGATAATAGCAGCATGCGATTTGCAAGAAGATGATGGCTCTTGGATTTATGGCTTGCTACCAGTACAGTCCTGGAAAGACAGTTTTCACACCGGATTTAATTTAGATGCTATAGAAACCTATCAACAAAATACTGGCGATACCACGTTTCAAGAATACATAGATAAAGGGTGGAAATACTATACAGCACACTTTTTTGAAGCAGATGGAAAGCCAAAATATTATCACGATAAAACCTACCCTATAGACATTCATTGTCCGGCACAAGTCATAGTAACAGCTTCAAAGCTCAATCAATTCAAAGCACATACAGAGCTGTTAGAACGTACACTAAATTGGACGATTGAAAACATGCAATCTAAAAAAGGCTATTTTTATTACCAGTATAGACAAGGCATGAGTTCAAAGATTCCATACATGCGATGGAGCAACGCTTTCATGTTTAATGCAATGGCACACTATTACTTAGAAAAGAACAAATAA
- a CDS encoding sulfotransferase — protein MKNSPIFIIGVSRTGSKFYMQLLNSHKEIFIAPELMFKHPQKKDMFSTLNEELKQLDNRSLMDSIYNLNLKGSYKSTIDLVPSDLLIKHLNKDEVKNPYDVLNIILQLATQSEGKKIWGAKFPIHFSYTNELLKEINNCLVLFLTRDPRDIYTSDYTKKSKEKRTTGNKFPIKGYLLKPAVLFYTIWEWRRSLNVYGQLQKSKDHDRVRMFKYENIISQKENVVKDIANFIDESPEAFSTEEMKIVDSSFSKKLELNRWKKKLSLIEKLIFKIAVGRKMKKYGYY, from the coding sequence ATGAAAAACAGTCCAATATTCATTATCGGTGTAAGTAGAACAGGTTCTAAGTTTTATATGCAATTATTAAACTCTCATAAAGAAATTTTTATTGCGCCCGAACTTATGTTTAAGCACCCTCAAAAAAAGGACATGTTTTCTACTTTAAATGAAGAATTGAAACAGCTAGACAATAGATCCTTGATGGATTCAATTTATAATTTAAATCTAAAAGGCAGCTATAAAAGTACTATAGATTTAGTACCTTCTGATCTATTGATTAAACACCTAAATAAAGATGAGGTTAAAAATCCTTATGATGTTCTAAATATCATTTTGCAATTGGCGACTCAAAGTGAAGGTAAGAAAATCTGGGGAGCTAAATTTCCTATACATTTTAGTTATACCAATGAATTGTTAAAGGAAATTAATAATTGTTTGGTTTTATTTTTAACTCGAGATCCAAGAGACATATACACCTCAGATTATACTAAGAAGAGTAAAGAGAAAAGAACCACAGGTAACAAGTTCCCTATCAAGGGCTATTTATTAAAGCCGGCAGTATTGTTTTACACAATATGGGAATGGAGAAGAAGTTTAAATGTTTATGGTCAATTACAAAAAAGTAAGGATCATGATAGAGTTCGGATGTTCAAGTATGAGAACATAATTTCCCAAAAAGAGAATGTAGTCAAAGATATTGCCAATTTTATTGATGAGAGTCCGGAAGCTTTTTCAACTGAAGAAATGAAAATTGTAGATTCTAGTTTTTCAAAAAAACTTGAGTTAAATCGATGGAAAAAGAAGTTAAGTCTTATTGAGAAGTTGATTTTTAAAATAGCTGTTGGTCGTAAAATGAAAAAGTATGGATATTACTAA